The Equus quagga isolate Etosha38 chromosome 10, UCLA_HA_Equagga_1.0, whole genome shotgun sequence genome includes a region encoding these proteins:
- the KDM5C gene encoding lysine-specific demethylase 5C isoform X9 — protein sequence MDWQPPFAVEVDNFRFTPRIQRLNELEAQTRVKLNYLDQIAKFWEIQGSSLKIPNVERRILDLYSLSKIVVEEGGYEAICKDRRWARVAQRLNYPPGKNIGSLLRSHYERIVYPYEMYQSGANLVQCNTRPFDNEEKDKEYKPHSIPLRQSVQPSKFNSYGRRAKRLQPDPEPTEEDIEKNPELKKLQIYGAGPKMMGLGLMAKDKTLRKKDKEGPECPPTVVVKEESGSDVKVESTSPKTFLESKEELSHSPEPCTKMTMRLRRNHSNAQFIESYICRMCSRGDEDDKLLLCDGCDDNYHIFCLLPPLPEIPKGVWRCPKCVMAAGQSFGRKRRWRLSLCLHPLGASRPPGEECKRPPEAFGFEQATREYTLQSFGEMADSFKADYFNMPVHMVPTELVEKEFWRLVNSIEEDVTVEYGADIHSKEFGSGFPISDSKRHLTPEEEEYATSGWNLNVMPVLEQSVLCHINADISGMKVPWLYVGMVFSAFCWHIEDHWSYSINYLHWGEPKTWYGVPSLAAEHLEEVMKKLTPELFDSQPDLLHQLVTLMNPNTLMSHGVPVVRTNQCAGEFVITFPRAYHSGFNQGYNFAEAVNFCTADWLPAGRQCIEHYRRLRRYCVFSHEELICKMAACPEKLDLNLAAAVHKEMFIMVQEERRLRKALLEKGITEAEREAFELLPDDERQCIKCKTTCFLSALACYDCPDGLVCLSHINDLCKCSSSRQYLRYRYTLDELPAMLHKLKVRAESFDTWANKVRVALEVEDGRKRSLEELRALESEARERRFPNSELLQRLKNCLSEAEACVSRALGLVSGQEAGPHRVAGLQMTLAELRAFLDQMNNLPCAMHQIGDVKGVLEQVEAYQAEACEALASLPSSPGLLQSLLERGRQLGVEVPEAQQLQRQVEQARWLDEVKRTLAPSARRGTLAVMRGLLVAGASVAPSPAVDKARAELQELLTIAERWEEKAHLCLEARQKHPPATLEAIIHEAENIPVHLPNIQALKEALAKARAWIADVDEIQNGDHYPCLDDLEGLVAVGRDLPVGLEELRQLELQVLTAHSWREKASKTFLKKNSCYTLLEVLCPCADAGSDSTKRSRWMEKELGLYKSDTELLGLSAQDLRDPGSVIVAFREGEQKEKEGILQLRRTNSAKPSPLASSTTASSATSICVCGQVPAGVGALQCDLCQDWFHGRCVSVPRLLSSPRPSPTSSPQLAWWEWDTKFLCPLCMRSRRPRLETILALLVALQRLPVRLPEGEALQCLTERAISWQGRARQALASEDVTALLGRLAKLRQRLQAEPRHEEPPTYPSAPASDPLREGSGKDMPKVQGLLENGDSVTSPEKVAPGEGSGKRDLELLSSLLPQLTGPVLELPEATRAPLEELMLEGDLLEVTLDENHSIWQLLQAGQPPDLERIRTLLELEKAERHGSRARGRALERRRRRKVDRGGEGDDPAREELEPKRVRSSGPEAEEAQEEEELEEETGGEGPPQPPTTGSPSTQENQNGLEPVLGASSGPSAPLSTLTARLHMPCPQQPPQQQL from the exons ATG GACTGGCAGCCACCCTTTGCTGTAGAAGTGGACAACTTCAGGTTTACTCCCCGAATCCAGAGGCTGAATGAACTAGAG GCCCAGACAAGAGTGAAACTGAACTACTTGGACCAGATTGCCAAATTCTGGGAAATCCAGGGCTCCTCTTTAAAGATTCCTAATGTAGAACGGCGGATCTTGGACCTCTACAGCCTCAGCAAA ATCGTGGTGGAGGAAGGTGGCTATGAAGCCATCTGCAAGGACCGTCGGTGGGCCCGGGTGGCCCAGCGCCTCAACTACCCACCAGGCAAAAACATTGGCTCCCTGCTACGCTCCCACTATGAACGCATCGTTTACCCCTATGAGATGTACCAGTCTGGAGCCAACCTGGTG CAGTGCAACACACGTCCATTTGATAATGAGGAGAAGGACAAGGAATATAAACCCCACAGCATCCCCCTTCGACAGTCTGTGCAGCCTTCTAAGTTCAACAGCTATGGCCGGCGGGCCAAGAGACTGCAGCCTGAT cCGGAACCCACAGAGGAAGACATTGAAAAGAATCCAGAGCTGAAGAAGCTACAGATCTATGGGGCAGGCCCCAAGATGATGGGCCTAGGCCTCATGGCCAAGGATAAGACTCTGCGGAAGAAAG ATAAGGAAGGGCCTGAATGTCCCCCCACCGTAGTGGTAAAGGAGGAGTCAGGCAGCGACGTGAAGGTGGAGTCAACCTCACCTAAGACCTTCCTGGAAAGCAAGGAGGAACTGAGTCACAGCCCAGAGCCCTGTACCAAGATGACCATGAGGCTGCGGAGGAACCACAGCAATGCCCAGTTT ATCGAGTCATATATATGCCGGATGTGTTCCCGAGGGGATGAGGATGACAAGCTCCTGCTGTGTGATGGCTGTGATGACAACTACCACATCTtctgcctgctgcctcctctgcctgAAATTCCCAAGGGTGTCTGGCGGTGCCCAAAGTGTGTCATGGCG GCTGGGCAGAGCTTTGGAAGAAAGAGGAGGTGGAGACTCAGCCTTTGCTTGCATCCTCTGGGAGCTTCCAGACCACCAGGGGAG GAGTGTAAGCGCCCCCCTGAAGCCTTTGGCTTTGAGCAGGCTACCCGGGAATACACTCTGCAGAGCTTTGGCGAGATGGCTGACTCCTTTAAAGCCGATTACTTCAACATGCCTGTGCAC ATGGTACCCACAGAACTTGTGGAGAAGGAGTTCTGGCGGCTAGTGAATAGCATTGAGGAGGATGTGACTGTTGAGTATGGCGCTGATATCCATTCCAAAGAATTTGGCAGCGGTTTCCCCATCAGCGACAGTAAGCGACACCTAACCCCTGAGGAGGAG GAGTATGCTACCAGTGGTTGGAACCTGAATGTGATGCCGGTGTTGGAGCAGTCCGTACTGTGCCACATCAATGCAGATATCTCCGGCATGAAGGTACCCTGGCTCTACGTGGGCATGGTCTTCTCAGCCTTTTGCTGGCATATTGAGGATCACTGGAGTTACTCCATTAACTACCTCCACTG GGGCGAGCCGAAGACCTGGTATGGGGTACCCTCGCTTGCAGCAGAACATTTGGAGGAGGTGATGAAGAAGCTGACACCCGAGCTCTTTGATAGCCAGCCTGACCTCCTGCACCAACTTGTCACCCTCATGAATCCCAACACCCTCATGTCCCATGGCGTGCCG GTTGTCCGCACAAACCAGTGTGCAGGAGAGTTCGTCATTACCTTCCCTCGTGCTTACCACAGTGGCTTTAACCAAGGCTACAACTTTGCAGAGGCCGTCAACTTTTGCACTGCTGACTGG TTGCCAGCTGGGCGCCAGTGCATTGAGCACTATCGCCGGCTGCGAAGATACTGTGTCTTCTCCCATGAGGAGCTCATCTGCAAGATGGCTGCCTGCCCAGAAAAGCTGGACCTGAATCTGGCAGCAGCTGTGCATAAGGAGATGTTCATTATGGTGCAAGAGGAGCGGCGTCTGCGAAAGGCCCTGCTGGAGAAG GGCATCACGGAAGCTGAACGAGAGGCTTTTGAGCTGCTCCCAGATGATGAGCGCCAGTGCATCAAGTGCAAGACCACGTGCTTCCTGTCCGCCCTGGCCTGCTACGACTGCCCTGACGGCCTTGTCTGCCTTTCCCACATCAATGACCTCTGCAAATGTTCCAGTAGCCGGCAGTACCTGCG GTATCGGTACACCTTGGATGAGCTCCCTGCCATGCTACATAAGCTGAAGGTTCGGGCCGAGTCCTTTGACACCTGGGCCAACAAAGTGCGAGTGGCCCTGGAGGTGGAGGATGGGCGGAAGCGCA gCCTTGAAGAGCTGAGGGCTCTAGAGTCTGAGGCCCGTGAGCGGAGGTTTCCTAACAGTGAGCTGCTGCAGCGACTGAAGAACTGCCTGAGTGAGGCGGAGGCTTGCGTGTCCCGGGCACTGGGTCTGGTCAGCGGCCAGGAAGCTGG CCCCCACAGGGTGGCTGGTCTACAAATGACCCTGGCTGAGCTCCGGGCCTTTCTGGACCAGATGAACAACCTGCCTTGTGCCATGCACCAGATTGGGGATGTCAAG GGTGTTCTGGAACAGGTGGAGGCCTACCAGGCTGAGGCCTGTGAGGCCCTGGCCTCACTACCCTCCAGTCCAGGGCTACTGCAGTCCCTGTTGGAGAGGGGGCGGCAGCTGGGGGTGGAGGTTCCTGAGGCCCAGCAGCTCCAGCGGCAGGTGGAACAGGCGCGATGGCTGGATGAGGTGAAACGCACGCTGGCTCCCTCAGCCCGAAGGGGCACCCTGGCTGTCATGCGGGGACTGTTGGTTGCGGGTGCCAGTGTAGCCCCTAGCCCTGCTGTGGATAAGGCCCGGGCTGAGCTGCAGGAGCTGCTGACCATTGCTGAACGCTGGGAGGAGAAGGCCCACCTCTGCCTGGAGGCCAG ACAGAAGCACCCACCAGCCACACTTGAGGCCATAATCCATGAGGCGGAAAACATCCCTGTTCACCTGCCCAACATCCAGGCTCTCAAGGAGGCTCTTGCTAAGGCCCGGGCCTGGATTGCTGATGTGGACGAGATCCAA AATGGTGACCACTACCCTTGCTTGGATGACTTGGAGGGCCTGGTGGCTGTGGGCCGGGACCTACCTGTGGGGTTGGAGGAGCTGAGACAGCTAGAGCTGCAGGTACTGACTGCACACTCCTGGAGGGAGAAGGCATCCAAGACTTTCCTCAAGAAGAATTCTTGCTACACACTGCTGGAG GTGCTCTGCCCGTGTGCAGATGCTGGCTCAGACAGCACCAAGCGCAGCCGGTGGATGGAGAAGGAGCTGGGGTTGTACAAATCTGACACAGAGCTGCTGGGGCTGTCTGCACAGgacctcagggacccaggctctgtG ATCGTGGCCTTCAGGGAGggagaacagaaggagaaggagggtaTCCTGCAGCTGCGTCGCACCAACTCCGCCAAGCCCAGTCCACTGGCATCATCGACCACAGCCTCCTCTGCAACCTCCATCTGTGTGTGTGGGCAGGTGCCGGCAGGGGTGGGAGCTCTGCAGTGTGACCTATGTCAGGACTGGTTCCATGGGCGATGTGTGTCGGTACCCCGCCTCCTCAGCTCCCCGAGGCCTAGTCCCACCTCATCCCCACAGCTGGCCTGGTGGGAGTGGGACACCAAATTCTTGTGTCCGCTGTGCATGCGCTCACGGCGCCCGCGCCTGGAGACCATCCTGGCACTGCTGGTAGCCCTGCAGAGACTGCCTGTGCGGCTGCCCGAGGGCGAGGCCTTACAGTGCCTCACAGAGAGGGCCATCAGCTGGCAAGGCCGTGCCAGACAGGCTCTGGCCTCTGAGGATGTGACTGCTCTGTTGGGACGGCTGGCCAAGCTTCGCCAGCGGCTGCAGGCTGAACCCAGGCATGAGGAGCCCCCTACCTACCCTTCAGCCCCTGCCTCTGACCCTCTCAGAGAAGGCAGTGGCAAGGATATGCCTAAG GTTCAAGGGTTGCTGGAAAATGGAGACAGTGTGACCAGCCCTGAGAAGGTAGCCCCGGGGGAGGGCTCAGGTAAGAGAG ACCTGGAGCTGCTGTCCTCGCTGTTGCCACAGTTGACTGGCCCTGTGTTAGAGCTGCCTGAGGCAACCCGGGCCCCCCTGGAGGAACTCATGTTGGAGGGAGACCTGCTTGAGGTAACCCTGGATGAGAACCACAGCATCTGGCAGCTGCTGCAGGCTGGGCAGCCTCCAGACCTGGAGCGGATCCGCACGCttctggag CTGGAGAAGGCAGAGCGCCATGGGAGCCGGGCACGGGGCCGGGCCCTggagaggcggcggcggcggaagGTGGATCGGGGTGGGGAGGGCGATGACCCAGCCCGAGAGGAGCTAGAGCCAAAGAGGGTACGGAGCTCAGGGCCAGAGGCtgaggaggcccaggaggaggaggagctggaggaggagactggGGGTGAgggccccccccaaccccccaccacTGGCAGCCCCAGCACCCAGGAGAACCAGAATGGCTTGGAGCCAGTGCTAGGGGCCAGTTCAGGCCCCTCAGCCCCTTTGTCCACTCTGACTGCCCGGCTGCACATGCCCTGCCCACAGCAGCCGCCTCAGCAACAGTTGTGA
- the KDM5C gene encoding lysine-specific demethylase 5C isoform X12: protein MEPGSDDFLPPPECPVFEPSWAEFRDPLGYIAKIRPIAEKSGICKIRPPADWQPPFAVEVDNFRFTPRIQRLNELEAQTRVKLNYLDQIAKFWEIQGSSLKIPNVERRILDLYSLSKIVVEEGGYEAICKDRRWARVAQRLNYPPGKNIGSLLRSHYERIVYPYEMYQSGANLVQCNTRPFDNEEKDKEYKPHSIPLRQSVQPSKFNSYGRRAKRLQPDPEPTEEDIEKNPELKKLQIYGAGPKMMGLGLMAKDKTLRKKDKEGPECPPTVVVKEESGSDVKVESTSPKTFLESKEELSHSPEPCTKMTMRLRRNHSNAQFIESYICRMCSRGDEDDKLLLCDGCDDNYHIFCLLPPLPEIPKGVWRCPKCVMAAGQSFGRKRRWRLSLCLHPLGASRPPGEECKRPPEAFGFEQATREYTLQSFGEMADSFKADYFNMPVHMVPTELVEKEFWRLVNSIEEDVTVEYGADIHSKEFGSGFPISDSKRHLTPEEEEYATSGWNLNVMPVLEQSVLCHINADISGMKVPWLYVGMVFSAFCWHIEDHWSYSINYLHWGEPKTWYGVPSLAAEHLEEVMKKLTPELFDSQPDLLHQLVTLMNPNTLMSHGVPVVRTNQCAGEFVITFPRAYHSGFNQGYNFAEAVNFCTADWLPAGRQCIEHYRRLRRYCVFSHEELICKMAACPEKLDLNLAAAVHKEMFIMVQEERRLRKALLEKGITEAEREAFELLPDDERQCIKCKTTCFLSALACYDCPDGLVCLSHINDLCKCSSSRQYLRYRYTLDELPAMLHKLKVRAESFDTWANKVRVALEVEDGRKRSLEELRALESEARERRFPNSELLQRLKNCLSEAEACVSRALGLVSGQEAGPHRVAGLQMTLAELRAFLDQMNNLPCAMHQIGDVKGVLEQVEAYQAEACEALASLPSSPGLLQSLLERGRQLGVEVPEAQQLQRQVEQARWLDEVKRTLAPSARRGTLAVMRGLLVAGASVAPSPAVDKARAELQELLTIAERWEEKAHLCLEARQKHPPATLEAIIHEAENIPVHLPNIQALKEALAKARAWIADVDEIQNGDHYPCLDDLEGLVAVGRDLPVGLEELRQLELQVLTAHSWREKASKTFLKKNSCYTLLEVQGLLENGDSVTSPEKVAPGEGSDLELLSSLLPQLTGPVLELPEATRAPLEELMLEGDLLEVTLDENHSIWQLLQAGQPPDLERIRTLLELEKAERHGSRARGRALERRRRRKVDRGGEGDDPAREELEPKRVRSSGPEAEEAQEEEELEEETGGEGPPQPPTTGSPSTQENQNGLEPVLGASSGPSAPLSTLTARLHMPCPQQPPQQQL, encoded by the exons ATGGAGCCGGGGTCCGACGACTTCCTACCGCCGCCGGAGTGCCCGGTGTTCGAGCCTAGCTGGGCCGAGTTCCGAGACCCTCTTGGCTACATCGCAAAAATCAGACCCATCGCTGAGAAGTCGGGCATTTGCAAGATCCGCCCACCCGCG GACTGGCAGCCACCCTTTGCTGTAGAAGTGGACAACTTCAGGTTTACTCCCCGAATCCAGAGGCTGAATGAACTAGAG GCCCAGACAAGAGTGAAACTGAACTACTTGGACCAGATTGCCAAATTCTGGGAAATCCAGGGCTCCTCTTTAAAGATTCCTAATGTAGAACGGCGGATCTTGGACCTCTACAGCCTCAGCAAA ATCGTGGTGGAGGAAGGTGGCTATGAAGCCATCTGCAAGGACCGTCGGTGGGCCCGGGTGGCCCAGCGCCTCAACTACCCACCAGGCAAAAACATTGGCTCCCTGCTACGCTCCCACTATGAACGCATCGTTTACCCCTATGAGATGTACCAGTCTGGAGCCAACCTGGTG CAGTGCAACACACGTCCATTTGATAATGAGGAGAAGGACAAGGAATATAAACCCCACAGCATCCCCCTTCGACAGTCTGTGCAGCCTTCTAAGTTCAACAGCTATGGCCGGCGGGCCAAGAGACTGCAGCCTGAT cCGGAACCCACAGAGGAAGACATTGAAAAGAATCCAGAGCTGAAGAAGCTACAGATCTATGGGGCAGGCCCCAAGATGATGGGCCTAGGCCTCATGGCCAAGGATAAGACTCTGCGGAAGAAAG ATAAGGAAGGGCCTGAATGTCCCCCCACCGTAGTGGTAAAGGAGGAGTCAGGCAGCGACGTGAAGGTGGAGTCAACCTCACCTAAGACCTTCCTGGAAAGCAAGGAGGAACTGAGTCACAGCCCAGAGCCCTGTACCAAGATGACCATGAGGCTGCGGAGGAACCACAGCAATGCCCAGTTT ATCGAGTCATATATATGCCGGATGTGTTCCCGAGGGGATGAGGATGACAAGCTCCTGCTGTGTGATGGCTGTGATGACAACTACCACATCTtctgcctgctgcctcctctgcctgAAATTCCCAAGGGTGTCTGGCGGTGCCCAAAGTGTGTCATGGCG GCTGGGCAGAGCTTTGGAAGAAAGAGGAGGTGGAGACTCAGCCTTTGCTTGCATCCTCTGGGAGCTTCCAGACCACCAGGGGAG GAGTGTAAGCGCCCCCCTGAAGCCTTTGGCTTTGAGCAGGCTACCCGGGAATACACTCTGCAGAGCTTTGGCGAGATGGCTGACTCCTTTAAAGCCGATTACTTCAACATGCCTGTGCAC ATGGTACCCACAGAACTTGTGGAGAAGGAGTTCTGGCGGCTAGTGAATAGCATTGAGGAGGATGTGACTGTTGAGTATGGCGCTGATATCCATTCCAAAGAATTTGGCAGCGGTTTCCCCATCAGCGACAGTAAGCGACACCTAACCCCTGAGGAGGAG GAGTATGCTACCAGTGGTTGGAACCTGAATGTGATGCCGGTGTTGGAGCAGTCCGTACTGTGCCACATCAATGCAGATATCTCCGGCATGAAGGTACCCTGGCTCTACGTGGGCATGGTCTTCTCAGCCTTTTGCTGGCATATTGAGGATCACTGGAGTTACTCCATTAACTACCTCCACTG GGGCGAGCCGAAGACCTGGTATGGGGTACCCTCGCTTGCAGCAGAACATTTGGAGGAGGTGATGAAGAAGCTGACACCCGAGCTCTTTGATAGCCAGCCTGACCTCCTGCACCAACTTGTCACCCTCATGAATCCCAACACCCTCATGTCCCATGGCGTGCCG GTTGTCCGCACAAACCAGTGTGCAGGAGAGTTCGTCATTACCTTCCCTCGTGCTTACCACAGTGGCTTTAACCAAGGCTACAACTTTGCAGAGGCCGTCAACTTTTGCACTGCTGACTGG TTGCCAGCTGGGCGCCAGTGCATTGAGCACTATCGCCGGCTGCGAAGATACTGTGTCTTCTCCCATGAGGAGCTCATCTGCAAGATGGCTGCCTGCCCAGAAAAGCTGGACCTGAATCTGGCAGCAGCTGTGCATAAGGAGATGTTCATTATGGTGCAAGAGGAGCGGCGTCTGCGAAAGGCCCTGCTGGAGAAG GGCATCACGGAAGCTGAACGAGAGGCTTTTGAGCTGCTCCCAGATGATGAGCGCCAGTGCATCAAGTGCAAGACCACGTGCTTCCTGTCCGCCCTGGCCTGCTACGACTGCCCTGACGGCCTTGTCTGCCTTTCCCACATCAATGACCTCTGCAAATGTTCCAGTAGCCGGCAGTACCTGCG GTATCGGTACACCTTGGATGAGCTCCCTGCCATGCTACATAAGCTGAAGGTTCGGGCCGAGTCCTTTGACACCTGGGCCAACAAAGTGCGAGTGGCCCTGGAGGTGGAGGATGGGCGGAAGCGCA gCCTTGAAGAGCTGAGGGCTCTAGAGTCTGAGGCCCGTGAGCGGAGGTTTCCTAACAGTGAGCTGCTGCAGCGACTGAAGAACTGCCTGAGTGAGGCGGAGGCTTGCGTGTCCCGGGCACTGGGTCTGGTCAGCGGCCAGGAAGCTGG CCCCCACAGGGTGGCTGGTCTACAAATGACCCTGGCTGAGCTCCGGGCCTTTCTGGACCAGATGAACAACCTGCCTTGTGCCATGCACCAGATTGGGGATGTCAAG GGTGTTCTGGAACAGGTGGAGGCCTACCAGGCTGAGGCCTGTGAGGCCCTGGCCTCACTACCCTCCAGTCCAGGGCTACTGCAGTCCCTGTTGGAGAGGGGGCGGCAGCTGGGGGTGGAGGTTCCTGAGGCCCAGCAGCTCCAGCGGCAGGTGGAACAGGCGCGATGGCTGGATGAGGTGAAACGCACGCTGGCTCCCTCAGCCCGAAGGGGCACCCTGGCTGTCATGCGGGGACTGTTGGTTGCGGGTGCCAGTGTAGCCCCTAGCCCTGCTGTGGATAAGGCCCGGGCTGAGCTGCAGGAGCTGCTGACCATTGCTGAACGCTGGGAGGAGAAGGCCCACCTCTGCCTGGAGGCCAG ACAGAAGCACCCACCAGCCACACTTGAGGCCATAATCCATGAGGCGGAAAACATCCCTGTTCACCTGCCCAACATCCAGGCTCTCAAGGAGGCTCTTGCTAAGGCCCGGGCCTGGATTGCTGATGTGGACGAGATCCAA AATGGTGACCACTACCCTTGCTTGGATGACTTGGAGGGCCTGGTGGCTGTGGGCCGGGACCTACCTGTGGGGTTGGAGGAGCTGAGACAGCTAGAGCTGCAGGTACTGACTGCACACTCCTGGAGGGAGAAGGCATCCAAGACTTTCCTCAAGAAGAATTCTTGCTACACACTGCTGGAG GTTCAAGGGTTGCTGGAAAATGGAGACAGTGTGACCAGCCCTGAGAAGGTAGCCCCGGGGGAGGGCTCAG ACCTGGAGCTGCTGTCCTCGCTGTTGCCACAGTTGACTGGCCCTGTGTTAGAGCTGCCTGAGGCAACCCGGGCCCCCCTGGAGGAACTCATGTTGGAGGGAGACCTGCTTGAGGTAACCCTGGATGAGAACCACAGCATCTGGCAGCTGCTGCAGGCTGGGCAGCCTCCAGACCTGGAGCGGATCCGCACGCttctggag CTGGAGAAGGCAGAGCGCCATGGGAGCCGGGCACGGGGCCGGGCCCTggagaggcggcggcggcggaagGTGGATCGGGGTGGGGAGGGCGATGACCCAGCCCGAGAGGAGCTAGAGCCAAAGAGGGTACGGAGCTCAGGGCCAGAGGCtgaggaggcccaggaggaggaggagctggaggaggagactggGGGTGAgggccccccccaaccccccaccacTGGCAGCCCCAGCACCCAGGAGAACCAGAATGGCTTGGAGCCAGTGCTAGGGGCCAGTTCAGGCCCCTCAGCCCCTTTGTCCACTCTGACTGCCCGGCTGCACATGCCCTGCCCACAGCAGCCGCCTCAGCAACAGTTGTGA